Proteins from a genomic interval of Amycolatopsis sp. cg13:
- a CDS encoding sugar phosphate isomerase/epimerase, with protein MSESAPVPVGLSTASVWPLRAGAAFELAADLGYDGVEVMVWADPISQDVSAIRRWSRRTGMPVLSVHSPSLLITQRIWSPDPEVRLRRSVDAALELGARTVVVHPPFRWQRRYGDAFGDLVDELEDASGVDVAVENMFKVRPPGGSRDARVSAFRPSIDPTDVGFRHYTLDLSHSAAARMDALALADRMGAGLSHVHLADGTGIPKDEHLIPGHGGQPCAELLEKLVSDGFSGQVVLEVNTRHATGAASRARALAEALLFARLHLGQ; from the coding sequence GTGAGTGAGAGCGCGCCCGTCCCCGTGGGCTTGAGCACTGCCTCGGTGTGGCCGCTGCGCGCGGGCGCGGCGTTCGAGCTTGCCGCGGACCTCGGCTACGACGGCGTCGAGGTCATGGTGTGGGCCGACCCGATCAGCCAGGACGTCTCGGCGATCCGGCGCTGGTCGCGGCGCACTGGGATGCCGGTGCTGTCGGTGCATTCGCCGTCGCTGCTGATCACGCAGCGGATTTGGTCGCCGGACCCCGAGGTGCGCCTGCGCCGCTCCGTGGACGCCGCGCTGGAACTCGGCGCGCGCACGGTCGTGGTGCATCCGCCGTTCCGCTGGCAGCGCCGCTACGGCGACGCGTTCGGCGATCTGGTGGACGAGCTGGAGGACGCGAGCGGCGTCGACGTCGCGGTGGAGAACATGTTCAAGGTCCGCCCGCCTGGCGGCTCGCGTGATGCGCGGGTGTCGGCGTTCCGGCCGTCGATCGACCCCACGGATGTCGGATTCCGGCACTACACCTTGGACCTGTCGCATTCGGCCGCGGCGCGGATGGATGCGCTGGCATTGGCCGACCGGATGGGGGCCGGGCTGAGCCATGTCCATTTGGCGGACGGGACGGGAATTCCGAAGGACGAGCACCTGATTCCGGGGCATGGCGGGCAACCTTGTGCGGAATTGCTGGAAAAACTGGTGAGCGACGGCTTTTCCGGTCAGGTGGTGCTGGAAGTGAACACCCGGCACGCGACGGGGGCGGCTTCGCGGGCGCGGGCGTTGGCGGAGGCGTTGTTGTTCGCCCGGTTGCATTTGGGGCAGTGA